The genomic region ACAATGCCTGCACCGATCCAACCAGCCAGGGACAGCATGATGGTAACGATATCACCGGATCTTACCGCCAGGGACATCAGCACTGCCATCAAGTTCATACCCAATTCACCCGCGAAGGTGCCAATTAAAGTCATCCAGAATACATCTTTTTCAGAACGCATAAAGCGACTTATATCCGGGGTAATGACGGCACCTAAGATAAAACCTCCTGCTACCATCGTGGTACCTACCGCCAGGCTAAGGGGTTTCCCGGCGGGTTGGGCACCGATTAACTCACCAACACTATGGCCGGACATCACCTGGAACATGGCAATACCAACGGCAATTAAAAAGAGCGGTAAGGATATGTTCGCCGTTAGGCTAAGTAGCCGAAAACCAAAGGCTACAATAACCGTTACGACTAACCCCGTAATCAATGCCCATACTTGCAAATTAAACATGCCCGTGGCTTTCAAAAGCCCTTCGGCAAAAACGGAGTTTTGCACCCCAAACCACCCCATCAGGGCAATGGCGATCACGCCGCCAATCATCGAGGAACCAATCTTACCAAAACCAGCCCAGCGGGAAAGTAAGCTGGTGGAAAGCCCCTCCCTGGCTGCTGCCGCACCCAAGGCGTAACTGACCACTTGCAGCAGCACACTGCCTAGCATGGTGGCCCAGAAAGCGCCCCAAAAGGTCATACCGTAGCCAAGAGCGGCTCCCAACATTAATTGAGATACACAGGCTAAGGAACCGATACGGATTACCAACACTTCCCACATGGGACGCCGGGCATCCATTGGAACCCTGGACAACGAATAGTCGTCGCCGGAATGAGCATTTGCCATAGAAATCTGCCTCCTGTTTGTCTTTTTGTCGATACCCGTTGTTAGGTGCAAAATCCATGCCAAGCCTGTCAGATATAAAAACACCCTTTTCGTCCGGTTTAGGAAGAAATTTTCTCAACAATGGACATTTATTTTCTCAGTAAAGACAATATATTTTTCTTGCATTTCTCATGTTTTCTCTTTATTTTTCATCTTTTCTCTTGATTTATCATCTTTTGCATTGAAAATAGCCTCTATTGTATGATGGTACTAGCAATGAAACGGAGGAAAAGCGATGATCAACCGTACAACTATCGCCGGCACGGTCAACCATTTATTAAAGCTGTTGCCGGGCCACATCACGGTATGGCACCGGGGGGCCATTCTTTATGCCACGGAACCAAACCCCTCTAACAGCCTAAACCATTGGCCCATTGTTCAAGCAGCCCGGGAACAACATGAAGCGATACTGATTAGCGCTCCCCGGCAACACCAGCTGTGCCAGGAGTGCCCCCGGTGTAGTGATTGCTCCCTGGCCCTGGAATTGTTCATCCCCTTTCGCCTGAACCAGCAAATGAGCGGCGGTATTTGCTATCAATTTACCGCCACCGCTGCGAACTTACTGCAAACGAATTTAAACGCCTGGTTGGAGCATTTAAAGGATTACACCAGGCACATTGAACTACTGATAGAGGATGCAACCAAGCGTCATCGCGAATTATTAAAGACCCAACAGTTAACCTACCTGTTAAACCTGGTGCCAGAAGGAGTTGTGCTGCTGGATGAACACGCAAATATAACGGCCTACAATGAAATGGCTAATCTACATGAGCTAACTAGTTTGCTGCAACCGTTAAAACACCATAACCCTGCCAGTGAATTACCAGCTACCCTCTCGCTGCCAAATTCCGCCGGGGAAATGCAATTAAAGGGTAAATCCTTTTACTATAACAAACGGTTTATTGGCGCCCTGTACCACACCCAAAAATCAGCACCCTTGTTGAAGGAAAAAGCCAAACCCAGTAAACAAACCATCATGCCGAGCATTATTGGTAATAACCCGGCGATCCAAAAAATCCTGGATATAATCAAGCAAGTAGCCAGGTCCGATTCCACTATTTTATTGCGGGGAGAAAGCGGCACCGGTAAAGAGCTATTTGCCCAGGCCATTCATGAGCTTAGTCCCCGAGCCCATAAACCCTTTGTGGCCATTAACTGTGCCGCCATTCCCGAACATTTGCTGGAAAGTGAATTGTTTGGTTATGAGGAGGGCTCCTTTACCGGAGCAAAGAAGGGTGGCAAACCGGGAAAAATTGAACTGGCCAATCATGGCACGCTATTTTTGGACGAAGTGGGTGACATGCCGCTAGCCTTACAGGCTAAATTACTACGGGTCATTCAAGAAAAGAGCATTGAACGGGTGGGCGGCTCACATCCCATCCCCATTAATGTGCGTTTGGTGGCTGCCACCCACCGCAATCTGGAAGAAATGATTGGTCAAGGTACCTTCCGGGAGGATTTATTCTTTCGTTTAAGTGTAATTCCCATCTTTATTCCTCCCTTGCGCCAAAGACCCGAGGATATCGAACTGCTGCTGAATTATTTCCTACGTAAATATTGTATTTCTTTGCGCAAGCCCTTTAAGATTTTCTCCTATGGGTCCCTCCAACGGTTGATGTCCTATAGCTGGCCTGGCAATATTCGCGAACTGGAAAATATGGTGGAGTATCTGGTGAATATTCACGCCCAGGATGTAATCAATGCAGAGGATCTCCCCCTTAACATTAGCCGCAGCAGTCCGGCCGAAGAGGCCCCCCCAACCATGAGAACAATGCCTCTGGCAGCTAAACCAGGTCATGGTTCCAGAAGTCAAAGG from Desulfotomaculum nigrificans DSM 574 harbors:
- a CDS encoding purine-cytosine permease family protein translates to MANAHSGDDYSLSRVPMDARRPMWEVLVIRIGSLACVSQLMLGAALGYGMTFWGAFWATMLGSVLLQVVSYALGAAAAREGLSTSLLSRWAGFGKIGSSMIGGVIAIALMGWFGVQNSVFAEGLLKATGMFNLQVWALITGLVVTVIVAFGFRLLSLTANISLPLFLIAVGIAMFQVMSGHSVGELIGAQPAGKPLSLAVGTTMVAGGFILGAVITPDISRFMRSEKDVFWMTLIGTFAGELGMNLMAVLMSLAVRSGDIVTIMLSLAGWIGAGIVIFSTLKMNDLNLYSSTLGITNMLNALFQWRVNRVTATWVLGIVGTVLSMLGILNYFVNFLVLLGVAVPPVAGIMFVDYYILKRNRSILDETRARGTLPEECEIWNPVTMAAWLLGFLVGYFVTDTGIPAINSLVVGGLGYYLGMKLYGAATSQRSVEFAKTNQVV
- a CDS encoding sigma-54 interaction domain-containing protein — translated: MINRTTIAGTVNHLLKLLPGHITVWHRGAILYATEPNPSNSLNHWPIVQAAREQHEAILISAPRQHQLCQECPRCSDCSLALELFIPFRLNQQMSGGICYQFTATAANLLQTNLNAWLEHLKDYTRHIELLIEDATKRHRELLKTQQLTYLLNLVPEGVVLLDEHANITAYNEMANLHELTSLLQPLKHHNPASELPATLSLPNSAGEMQLKGKSFYYNKRFIGALYHTQKSAPLLKEKAKPSKQTIMPSIIGNNPAIQKILDIIKQVARSDSTILLRGESGTGKELFAQAIHELSPRAHKPFVAINCAAIPEHLLESELFGYEEGSFTGAKKGGKPGKIELANHGTLFLDEVGDMPLALQAKLLRVIQEKSIERVGGSHPIPINVRLVAATHRNLEEMIGQGTFREDLFFRLSVIPIFIPPLRQRPEDIELLLNYFLRKYCISLRKPFKIFSYGSLQRLMSYSWPGNIRELENMVEYLVNIHAQDVINAEDLPLNISRSSPAEEAPPTMRTMPLAAKPGHGSRSQRSRDELIELLNRYGWDTAGKRETAAALGISLATLYRRLHKYKIKES